From the genome of Devriesea agamarum, one region includes:
- a CDS encoding HAD-IA family hydrolase — translation MTDHHHLADPPSAQPHLVPSRNSAPTASDAELTLDVAALLLDMDGTLIDSGPAVLRCWNRLFVELGAKDADGQPLTYRPALHGMPARTVLRHAIPSLTDDEVEDAFARIETLETEDLDGVTVLPGTVELLDRLTALGEEIGKEVWTIVTSCTTPLFQARWGATGLPVPAHTVTVDQVLVGKPEPDPYLEGARRLGVDPADCLVLEDAVGGLLSARAAGAQAIAVSHTSQVHDLRRLARTVVSSLADLTVNRCGDMLRVTAPLDSPTD, via the coding sequence GTGACCGATCATCACCACCTCGCTGATCCCCCGAGCGCACAGCCTCACCTCGTTCCATCTCGCAACAGTGCCCCGACGGCCAGCGATGCCGAGCTGACCCTCGACGTAGCGGCGCTCTTGCTCGATATGGACGGCACCCTGATTGATTCCGGTCCGGCCGTGTTGCGCTGCTGGAACCGCCTCTTCGTTGAACTCGGTGCCAAAGACGCCGACGGGCAACCTCTCACCTATCGTCCCGCCCTACACGGCATGCCCGCTCGCACCGTGCTTCGCCACGCAATCCCAAGCCTGACTGACGATGAGGTCGAGGATGCATTCGCACGTATTGAAACCCTTGAGACCGAAGACCTCGACGGGGTGACCGTGCTCCCCGGCACTGTCGAACTGCTTGACCGTCTTACGGCGCTGGGGGAGGAGATCGGTAAAGAGGTGTGGACCATTGTCACCTCGTGCACGACTCCGTTGTTTCAGGCGAGGTGGGGTGCGACCGGGCTCCCTGTTCCGGCGCACACCGTCACTGTCGATCAGGTGCTCGTCGGCAAACCTGAACCAGACCCGTATCTCGAAGGCGCCCGCCGTCTCGGGGTCGATCCCGCTGACTGTTTAGTGCTGGAGGATGCGGTTGGAGGTTTACTCTCCGCCCGCGCCGCAGGTGCGCAGGCCATCGCCGTCTCCCACACCAGCCAGGTGCACGATCTGCGCAGGCTTGCACGCACTGTGGTCAGTTCCCTCGCTGACCTGACGGTGAATCGGTGCGGAGACATGCTCCGCGTGACCGCACCTCTTGACAGCCCAACAGACTAG
- the dapB gene encoding 4-hydroxy-tetrahydrodipicolinate reductase yields the protein MTRGSLSVAVFGSDGRMGSETVRAIESADDIDLVARVSVPEERHLAADNGAQVMVDFTIPSETKANVLWAIEHGIHAVVGTTGWTEDDLADVHEALEKRPGVGVLIAPNFALGAVLAMRFSEIAAKYYESAEVIELHHPQKVDAPSGTARHTAQGIAQARRNAGLDPVPDATASGLDGARGAMVDGIHVHAVRLRGLVAHQEVLFGAPGEQLTIRHDSFDRVSFMPGVLLAVREVGSRPGLTVGLDQYMDLG from the coding sequence ATGACCCGAGGCTCACTTTCCGTGGCAGTGTTTGGCTCTGACGGGCGCATGGGCTCAGAGACCGTCCGCGCCATTGAAAGCGCCGATGACATCGACCTGGTTGCCCGCGTGTCCGTGCCCGAAGAACGTCATCTCGCGGCGGACAACGGCGCCCAGGTCATGGTTGACTTCACGATTCCATCCGAAACTAAAGCCAACGTGCTGTGGGCCATCGAGCATGGAATACACGCTGTGGTCGGGACGACCGGCTGGACCGAGGATGACCTCGCTGACGTGCATGAAGCACTCGAAAAACGCCCGGGCGTGGGTGTTCTAATCGCACCGAATTTCGCACTCGGGGCGGTTTTGGCCATGCGGTTTAGCGAAATCGCGGCGAAATACTACGAGAGCGCCGAAGTGATTGAGCTGCATCACCCCCAGAAAGTGGATGCACCCTCTGGCACCGCCCGGCACACCGCACAGGGTATTGCCCAGGCTCGCCGCAACGCCGGGCTCGACCCGGTTCCGGACGCTACAGCCAGCGGCCTTGATGGTGCGCGCGGTGCGATGGTCGATGGTATTCATGTGCATGCGGTGCGTCTGCGGGGCCTAGTGGCCCACCAGGAAGTTCTGTTCGGGGCACCCGGGGAGCAACTGACGATCCGACACGATTCCTTTGATCGAGTGAGTTTCATGCCCGGCGTGCTGCTTGCCGTGCGCGAAGTCGGTTCGCGCCCCGGTCTGACCGTTGGACTCGACCAGTACATGGACCTCGGTTGA
- a CDS encoding PTS fructose transporter subunit IIABC: MTDLITADLVSLDADSGDGSDRFRVIRAMAARIAAKGRASDAEQLFADAKAREAQTDTGIPGGIAIPHCRSSAVSEPTIAMSRLNPPVAWGADDGPADLAFFIAVPDGADQQHLVLLSSLARALVRPEFTASLRDASSANEIVQLVNQAIHPEPASQTPPTSTNRDTAATSDHERDTSAPANADTSGGQTGSAQTVRLVAVTACPTGIAHTYMAADSLAATAQSMGIDLQVETQGSAGSKPLPQSVIDAADAVIFAVEVDVRDKHRFAGKPVVNASVKRGIDEPKVLIEQAVQAAADPSATRVLATTSERTDGASESSASSESFGRRLKKALLTGVSYMIPFVAGGGLLIALGFLLLGPHGTIEMDPDTVLKNASLFNLGDVSLNIYLGNAMVKIGQLSMGFLVPALAGYIAYGLADRPGIAPGFVAGSVASFMGAGFLGGILGGILAGILAYYLAQMKVHRYLRGLMPVVIIPLLTSLVVSGVLLLFLGHPIAFVMNAMTDGLNSMTGAQAILLGILLGVMMGSDLGGPINKVAYSFAVAGLGTATAADPGAWRIMAAVMGAGMVPPLGMALATVIRRRWFTVAERENGTAAFFLGSFFITEGAIPFAAADPFRVIPASIVGSGVTGALVMAFDVTLTAPHGGFVVGFAIGHFGWFIASVAIGAIVTAAVVIALKRIGRRPAAAAA, translated from the coding sequence ATGACCGACCTCATCACCGCGGACCTCGTGTCCCTCGATGCCGACAGCGGCGACGGTTCCGACCGGTTCCGGGTTATTCGCGCAATGGCCGCGCGAATCGCAGCAAAAGGCCGCGCGAGCGATGCCGAGCAGCTCTTTGCCGACGCAAAAGCCCGCGAAGCCCAAACCGACACCGGTATCCCCGGCGGCATCGCCATCCCCCACTGCCGAAGCAGCGCGGTCAGCGAACCCACCATCGCCATGTCGCGGCTCAACCCGCCGGTTGCTTGGGGCGCCGACGACGGACCGGCCGATCTCGCCTTCTTTATCGCCGTTCCCGACGGCGCCGATCAGCAGCATCTTGTTCTGCTCTCCAGTCTTGCGCGAGCTCTGGTTCGCCCTGAGTTCACCGCCTCCTTACGGGATGCCTCCTCGGCCAATGAAATCGTGCAGCTGGTCAACCAGGCCATTCATCCCGAGCCTGCATCGCAGACCCCGCCCACATCCACCAACCGCGATACCGCCGCAACCTCCGATCACGAACGCGACACCTCCGCGCCAGCCAACGCCGATACGTCAGGCGGACAGACCGGATCCGCACAAACCGTGCGTCTGGTTGCCGTCACTGCCTGCCCCACTGGAATCGCCCACACCTACATGGCCGCTGACTCGCTCGCAGCCACGGCTCAAAGCATGGGGATCGATCTGCAGGTGGAAACCCAAGGATCCGCGGGTAGCAAACCCCTGCCCCAATCGGTGATCGATGCAGCCGACGCTGTCATCTTCGCGGTGGAAGTCGATGTCCGCGATAAGCATCGTTTCGCCGGAAAACCCGTCGTGAACGCCTCGGTCAAACGCGGCATCGACGAACCAAAAGTGCTGATTGAACAGGCCGTGCAGGCAGCGGCTGACCCGTCCGCAACCCGCGTGCTCGCCACCACCTCCGAACGCACCGATGGCGCCTCGGAATCTTCGGCGAGCTCCGAGTCGTTTGGGCGACGGCTGAAAAAAGCCCTCCTGACCGGCGTCTCCTACATGATTCCGTTCGTCGCAGGCGGCGGGTTGCTCATAGCACTCGGTTTCCTGCTCCTTGGCCCGCACGGAACCATCGAGATGGATCCGGACACCGTGCTCAAGAACGCCAGCCTATTTAACCTCGGCGACGTTTCGCTGAACATTTACCTCGGTAACGCCATGGTGAAAATCGGCCAATTGTCAATGGGCTTCTTAGTCCCCGCGCTCGCCGGATACATCGCCTACGGCCTGGCCGACCGGCCGGGTATCGCCCCCGGTTTTGTTGCGGGATCTGTCGCTTCCTTTATGGGGGCCGGGTTCCTCGGTGGCATTCTCGGCGGTATCCTCGCCGGCATCCTGGCCTACTACCTCGCACAGATGAAAGTGCATCGTTACCTGCGTGGTCTCATGCCGGTTGTCATTATTCCGCTGTTGACCTCGCTGGTCGTCTCCGGAGTGCTTCTCCTGTTCCTTGGGCATCCAATTGCCTTCGTCATGAATGCCATGACCGACGGGCTGAACTCCATGACCGGAGCCCAAGCGATTCTGCTTGGCATTCTGCTGGGCGTGATGATGGGTTCTGACCTCGGCGGTCCCATTAACAAAGTGGCCTATTCCTTTGCAGTCGCTGGGCTCGGAACCGCCACCGCAGCTGATCCGGGTGCCTGGCGGATCATGGCCGCCGTGATGGGAGCGGGCATGGTTCCACCGCTAGGGATGGCGCTGGCCACGGTCATTCGGCGCCGCTGGTTTACCGTTGCGGAACGGGAAAATGGCACGGCCGCATTTTTCCTCGGTTCGTTCTTCATCACTGAAGGTGCCATTCCGTTTGCGGCCGCCGATCCTTTCCGCGTTATTCCAGCCTCCATCGTTGGGTCTGGCGTGACGGGCGCATTGGTGATGGCCTTTGACGTCACGCTGACTGCACCTCACGGGGGTTTCGTGGTCGGATTCGCCATCGGACACTTCGGCTGGTTTATCGCATCGGTCGCCATCGGAGCTATCGTCACCGCTGCCGTCGTGATTGCGCTTAAGCGGATTGGACGGCGTCCCGCTGCGGCCGCGGCATAG
- a CDS encoding AzlD domain-containing protein, with protein sequence MILWVAVIATSLGCYGLKLAGYLIPGSILSHPRIDRILGILPLVLLSALLATQTFADGQRLVIDARVAGVIVAGILLWRRAPFIVAVAAAAVVAAVIRLLGWG encoded by the coding sequence ATGATTCTTTGGGTTGCCGTGATAGCAACGTCGCTCGGGTGCTACGGGTTAAAACTCGCAGGCTACTTGATTCCCGGGTCTATACTGTCCCATCCCCGGATCGACCGAATCCTGGGAATATTGCCCCTGGTCCTGTTGTCTGCTTTGCTGGCGACACAGACATTTGCCGATGGCCAACGCCTCGTGATTGACGCCCGGGTGGCTGGGGTTATTGTCGCTGGAATTCTGCTGTGGCGTCGCGCGCCGTTCATCGTGGCGGTGGCGGCTGCCGCGGTGGTTGCTGCCGTAATTCGTCTGCTGGGCTGGGGATAA
- a CDS encoding AzlC family ABC transporter permease, which yields MSTPAPPPDPAAASMPPQPACAQPDCAPQPEPLAQPEPVPTPEPETALRPEPAPGPEPTTTLNTAGHVRAARRQGFTIGVATGLYGISFGALAVTSGLTLTQTMAMSLILFSGGSQFAFIGVISAGGAFLSAGLAALLLGVRNTLYAMALTRFLNLRGLTKLLGALFTIDESVATSAAQTDPTASRAGFWSAGLWVYVWWNLMTLVGALLGNLLGEPRAYGLDAAAAAAFLGLLWPRLKNKDTIALAGAAAFIALITTPMLPAGIPILCAALVGVVWVWRTPRTSDQAETREVSA from the coding sequence ATGTCCACGCCTGCTCCCCCTCCCGATCCTGCCGCTGCGTCCATGCCTCCGCAGCCTGCTTGTGCGCAGCCTGATTGTGCACCGCAACCCGAACCTTTGGCGCAACCCGAGCCCGTACCCACGCCGGAGCCTGAAACAGCGCTAAGGCCTGAGCCTGCGCCGGGGCCCGAGCCCACAACTACACTCAACACCGCCGGTCACGTACGTGCGGCTCGTCGCCAAGGATTCACAATCGGGGTCGCAACCGGCCTGTACGGGATCTCATTCGGGGCGTTAGCGGTTACGTCAGGGCTCACTCTCACACAGACCATGGCGATGTCGCTGATCCTCTTTTCCGGCGGTTCCCAATTCGCATTCATCGGTGTGATCAGTGCCGGAGGAGCGTTCCTGAGCGCCGGGCTCGCGGCCCTATTACTCGGGGTGCGCAATACTCTCTACGCGATGGCGCTTACGCGGTTTTTGAACCTGCGGGGCCTGACCAAACTACTCGGGGCACTCTTTACCATCGACGAATCAGTGGCCACCTCGGCTGCGCAGACCGACCCGACAGCGAGCCGCGCCGGGTTCTGGTCAGCCGGGTTATGGGTGTATGTCTGGTGGAACCTGATGACTCTCGTCGGTGCCTTGCTCGGCAATCTGCTCGGAGAGCCCCGGGCCTACGGGCTGGACGCTGCGGCAGCCGCGGCCTTCCTCGGCCTGCTATGGCCACGGTTAAAGAACAAGGACACGATCGCACTCGCGGGTGCCGCCGCATTCATTGCGCTGATCACCACCCCTATGCTGCCCGCAGGGATTCCTATTTTGTGCGCGGCCCTGGTGGGAGTCGTCTGGGTATGGCGTACGCCTCGCACCTCTGATCAGGCCGAAACTCGGGAGGTTTCGGCATGA
- a CDS encoding M16 family metallopeptidase produces MPVDLPVDGSSTDLILAGQDGGACVRRSVLPGGVRLLTEYDPTVGSVSLGLWLPVGSRDELDEHAGSTHFLEHLLFKGTKRRTARDIAEAFDEIGGETNAVTAKEHTCYYGRVRSSDLPSALDVLVDMVTSSVLDRDAFATEREVILEELAMAQDDPTDIGHEIFLADVLGPTPLGRPVGGNPDTINALARDSVHEHYRRHYVPSNLVVTAVGDVNHAELAERVQEALRAGGWDLSAGALPAARRPIPDNPFDSGARLAATTAQAKGRKLVRDTEQIHLFLGGSGPTVTSSDRHTLSVLQTIFGGGMSSRLFQSVREQRGLAYSVYSFSSSYRDAGVFGMYAACRPDRVRQVEDVMRGELAQLAHQGVTEAELRRARGQITGSLVLGLEDTSSRMARLGVSELVHGRYSSVDESVEKIDAVTGGQVQALAGRLHDAIDTRVTVGPSYE; encoded by the coding sequence ATGCCTGTCGATCTACCGGTCGACGGGAGCAGCACTGATCTCATCCTCGCCGGGCAGGACGGCGGCGCATGCGTGCGTCGCAGTGTTCTGCCCGGCGGGGTTCGTCTGCTCACCGAATACGACCCGACCGTCGGATCTGTAAGTCTCGGATTGTGGCTACCCGTCGGCTCCCGCGACGAACTCGACGAGCACGCCGGCAGCACCCACTTCCTAGAACACCTGCTGTTTAAGGGAACGAAGCGGCGCACCGCCCGCGATATCGCCGAAGCATTCGATGAAATCGGCGGCGAAACCAACGCGGTTACCGCTAAAGAACACACCTGCTATTACGGCCGGGTACGCAGCTCAGACCTCCCGAGCGCCTTAGACGTGCTGGTGGACATGGTGACCTCCTCCGTCTTAGATCGCGATGCTTTCGCAACCGAGCGTGAGGTGATTCTTGAAGAGCTCGCCATGGCGCAAGATGACCCCACGGATATTGGGCACGAAATCTTCCTTGCGGACGTGCTCGGACCAACTCCGCTCGGACGTCCTGTCGGAGGCAACCCGGACACCATCAACGCGCTAGCGCGCGACAGCGTGCACGAGCATTACCGTCGCCACTACGTGCCATCAAACCTTGTAGTGACCGCCGTCGGCGATGTCAACCACGCCGAATTAGCTGAGCGCGTCCAAGAGGCTTTGCGCGCCGGAGGCTGGGATCTATCCGCCGGTGCCCTTCCCGCCGCCCGGCGTCCAATTCCAGATAACCCGTTCGATTCGGGAGCACGATTAGCGGCAACTACGGCGCAGGCCAAAGGCCGTAAGCTCGTGCGGGACACCGAACAGATCCACCTATTCCTCGGCGGATCTGGCCCCACCGTCACCAGTTCAGATCGTCACACGCTGTCGGTATTGCAGACGATTTTCGGCGGAGGCATGTCCTCTCGCCTGTTCCAATCAGTACGTGAACAGCGAGGACTCGCCTACAGCGTCTATTCCTTCTCGTCGTCCTACCGCGACGCTGGCGTGTTCGGAATGTATGCCGCTTGCCGGCCCGACCGAGTGCGTCAGGTAGAAGACGTGATGCGAGGTGAACTCGCGCAGCTTGCCCACCAGGGTGTCACCGAAGCGGAACTGCGCCGGGCGCGCGGTCAGATCACCGGTTCGCTAGTTCTCGGTCTCGAAGACACATCCTCACGAATGGCGCGGCTCGGTGTCTCTGAACTGGTCCACGGACGCTATAGCAGCGTGGACGAATCAGTGGAAAAAATTGATGCGGTAACTGGGGGCCAGGTGCAAGCGCTCGCTGGCCGACTGCATGACGCCATCGATACCCGGGTCACAGTCGGCCCCTCCTACGAATAG
- a CDS encoding 1-phosphofructokinase family hexose kinase → MILTLTANPSLDRTVSLTSSLKRGEVQRFASVREDPGGKGVNVTRALVTCGIPSCAVLPGGPNDPVVTGLHRAGIPIATAPITEPLRTNLTLTEPDGTTTKLNAQGPPLSENTLRELTTLLIGVHPSFNDNEALLTDNRTVSINNHTFRPENNAQAPLLRNGTGPANGDAPQTQGPAHIPSWIALCGSLPPQVPPHFYRDLISTVRQTNPQIRCALDTSGPPLREAVLASHRPALIKPNAEELTQILGHGDPAQLEQNPASVASLARDLIGSGLEAVLVTLGGAGAVLVTTAGAWHACAPKITVRSTVGAGDCSLAGYLTGRLLGDDEPSCLRRAVAHGSAAAALPGTAMPTPDLIRPDAVTVTSIP, encoded by the coding sequence ATGATCCTCACCCTGACCGCCAACCCGTCACTCGACCGCACAGTGAGCCTCACCAGCTCCCTCAAGCGCGGCGAGGTGCAACGTTTCGCCTCAGTGCGCGAGGACCCCGGAGGCAAAGGGGTCAATGTCACCCGTGCACTCGTCACGTGCGGAATCCCGTCCTGCGCAGTCCTGCCCGGCGGCCCCAATGACCCAGTCGTCACCGGACTGCACCGTGCTGGAATCCCCATCGCAACCGCCCCAATCACCGAGCCCTTACGCACTAATCTCACGCTGACCGAACCGGATGGTACCACCACCAAGCTCAACGCCCAGGGGCCGCCATTGAGCGAGAACACTCTGCGCGAACTCACCACCCTGTTGATCGGAGTTCACCCGTCATTCAATGACAACGAAGCACTGTTGACCGACAACCGAACCGTATCGATCAACAACCACACATTCAGGCCCGAAAATAACGCGCAAGCTCCGCTTCTGCGCAACGGCACCGGCCCCGCCAACGGCGATGCCCCGCAGACGCAAGGACCAGCGCATATCCCCTCCTGGATTGCCCTGTGTGGCTCCCTCCCTCCTCAGGTTCCCCCGCATTTTTACCGAGACCTAATCAGCACCGTCCGTCAGACAAACCCTCAGATTCGCTGCGCTCTGGACACCTCAGGACCCCCACTGCGCGAGGCCGTCCTCGCCTCCCACCGGCCAGCCCTCATCAAACCCAACGCCGAAGAACTGACTCAGATACTCGGCCATGGCGATCCGGCACAGCTTGAACAAAACCCAGCATCGGTAGCTTCACTCGCCCGAGACTTGATCGGCTCCGGCTTAGAGGCCGTGCTGGTCACTCTCGGCGGAGCCGGAGCAGTGCTGGTCACCACCGCCGGAGCCTGGCACGCCTGCGCCCCGAAGATCACAGTCCGCTCTACCGTCGGTGCCGGAGACTGCTCCCTAGCGGGTTACCTCACCGGACGACTCCTCGGCGACGACGAACCTAGCTGCCTACGACGAGCCGTAGCCCACGGGTCAGCCGCCGCAGCCCTACCCGGCACCGCCATGCCGACACCGGATTTGATCCGCCCAGACGCCGTCACCGTGACCTCAATCCCCTAA
- a CDS encoding DeoR/GlpR family DNA-binding transcription regulator — translation MFAEERHARILTELTRHGTVTVSGLSESFNVNSETIRRDLAQLARAGQLRRVHGGAVALGVTAGDEPSLATRISAHSHEKQRIGEAAAREIARLKVRSVALDAGSTTVCLGQALLSTPSPRDLPWHIVTHSLTVASVLAPHQQAVVDLVGGRVRPLTEAAVGAATCSAYELMRPDIAVLGANGLSAGFGLSTPDPHEADVKRALAQAGQTVMALVDSSKFGVETLAHIISLDQLDILICDAEPPSDLAEELAAHDVQVVLA, via the coding sequence ATGTTCGCCGAAGAACGACACGCCCGAATCCTGACGGAGCTCACCCGCCACGGCACCGTAACAGTCTCAGGACTATCCGAGTCGTTCAACGTGAACTCCGAAACGATTCGTCGAGACCTCGCCCAACTAGCCCGCGCCGGACAACTTCGCCGGGTCCACGGCGGTGCCGTCGCCCTCGGGGTCACAGCAGGCGACGAACCCTCACTAGCCACCCGGATTAGCGCCCATTCCCACGAAAAACAACGCATTGGGGAAGCCGCCGCCCGAGAAATCGCCCGGCTCAAAGTGCGCTCTGTGGCTTTAGATGCAGGCTCAACCACCGTCTGCCTCGGCCAGGCCCTGCTCTCAACCCCCTCTCCCCGCGATCTTCCCTGGCATATCGTCACCCACTCCCTGACCGTCGCGAGCGTGCTCGCCCCCCATCAGCAGGCCGTGGTCGATCTGGTGGGAGGACGCGTGCGGCCTCTCACCGAAGCAGCGGTTGGTGCCGCCACCTGCTCAGCCTACGAACTGATGCGCCCCGATATCGCGGTGCTCGGCGCCAACGGGCTCTCGGCAGGATTTGGGTTATCCACTCCCGATCCCCACGAAGCCGATGTCAAACGTGCCCTAGCCCAAGCTGGTCAAACAGTGATGGCGCTCGTAGACTCCTCAAAATTCGGGGTGGAAACTCTGGCTCACATCATCTCGCTGGACCAGCTCGACATTCTGATCTGCGACGCCGAACCGCCATCCGACCTCGCCGAAGAATTAGCGGCGCACGACGTCCAGGTGGTGTTGGCATGA
- the dapA gene encoding 4-hydroxy-tetrahydrodipicolinate synthase: MNDTTPTPSAAHPISSSPCPDRPFGCVTVAMVTPFTSDGERIDLDAAQRLARHLVDHGCDGLTINGTTGEAPTTSDGEKTSLIRAVREAVGPQVKIMAGVGTNDTRHTLHLADEATKAGADGLLVVNPYYSKPSQDGLRTHLLAVADAAELPVALYDIPGRSAVALSYDTLLTLAEHPRIIAVKDAKGDLLQSSLVMARTDLCFYSGEDALNLPWLAIGASGIVSVVAHLAPAAHAALIAAHDTGDVQRAAMLHRALAPLVEAIMTRMPGLVAVKTVLAAEGSLPHDVVRSPLTGPSPREREVLLTDVRAALETLDALI; the protein is encoded by the coding sequence ATGAACGACACGACCCCGACGCCCTCGGCCGCGCACCCGATCTCGTCCAGCCCTTGCCCGGACCGCCCTTTCGGGTGCGTCACCGTCGCGATGGTGACGCCGTTTACCTCTGACGGAGAGCGGATCGACCTCGACGCTGCGCAACGACTCGCCCGGCATCTCGTCGATCACGGTTGCGATGGGCTCACCATCAACGGCACCACCGGAGAGGCCCCCACTACCTCCGATGGTGAGAAAACGTCTCTAATTCGCGCCGTGCGCGAGGCGGTCGGACCCCAAGTGAAAATCATGGCTGGGGTTGGGACCAATGACACCCGGCATACCCTGCATCTGGCTGATGAGGCGACCAAGGCAGGGGCTGACGGGTTACTCGTGGTCAACCCGTACTACTCCAAGCCTTCCCAGGACGGTTTGAGGACCCACCTGCTCGCGGTAGCCGATGCCGCGGAGCTGCCGGTGGCGCTGTATGACATTCCCGGCCGCAGCGCCGTCGCCCTGAGCTATGACACCTTGCTGACACTCGCCGAACATCCGCGGATTATCGCGGTTAAAGACGCAAAAGGTGACCTCCTGCAGTCCAGCCTGGTGATGGCGCGCACCGATCTGTGCTTCTACAGCGGCGAGGACGCCCTCAATCTACCGTGGCTCGCGATCGGTGCCAGTGGCATTGTGTCGGTGGTTGCTCATCTTGCCCCCGCTGCTCATGCGGCGCTGATCGCCGCACACGACACCGGCGATGTTCAAAGAGCCGCTATGCTGCACCGCGCACTCGCCCCGCTGGTCGAGGCGATTATGACTCGTATGCCCGGCCTGGTCGCTGTGAAGACCGTTCTCGCCGCCGAGGGGTCCTTGCCCCACGATGTGGTGCGGTCACCGCTCACTGGTCCCTCACCCCGGGAACGAGAGGTATTGCTGACTGACGTGCGGGCCGCGCTCGAAACCCTTGACGCCTTGATCTGA
- a CDS encoding ribonuclease J — protein MTAFSTKLTPPPPLADGTLRIVPLGGLGEVGRNMAVLEIDGRLLIVDCGVLFPEESQPGVDLILPDFDYIRDRLDDVIAVVLTHGHEDHIGAVPYLLRLKPDIPLVGSQLTLALVEAKLKEHRITPYTLAVTEGQTEKLGPFSCEFIAVNHSIPDALAVAISTAAGTVLHTGDFKMDQLPLDGRITDLRAFARLGERGVDLFMVDSTNAEVPGFTVAEREIGPVLDGIFARATQKIVVASFSSHVHRVQQVLDAAAAHDRKVAFVGRSMVRNMTIAADMGYLSVPKDVLVDVKKLGDLPDDRIVLMCTGSQGEPMAALGRIANRDHRISVADGDIVILASSLIPGNENAVFRVVNGLMALGAEVVHQASARVHVSGHASEGELTYCYNILRPKNVMPVHGEIRHLIANARIAQKVGIGEKNIVLARDGHVVDLCDGVAKVVGEVPCGYVYVDGSSVGEISEADLKDRRILGDEGFISLFAVVNSKTGTIIAGPEIHARGFAEDDEVFEDIKPDLVTALERAVRDSADHDTHQLQQVMRRVVGRWVSQRLRRKPMIIPVVVEA, from the coding sequence ATGACCGCTTTCTCTACCAAATTGACGCCCCCGCCTCCGCTAGCTGATGGCACCTTGCGTATCGTCCCCCTGGGGGGACTTGGCGAGGTCGGACGCAATATGGCGGTCCTCGAAATTGATGGGCGGCTGCTGATCGTGGACTGCGGAGTGTTGTTCCCCGAAGAATCGCAGCCCGGAGTAGACCTGATTCTTCCCGACTTCGACTACATCCGGGATCGGCTCGATGATGTCATTGCCGTTGTCCTCACCCACGGGCACGAAGACCACATTGGAGCAGTTCCCTATCTGCTGCGGCTGAAACCAGATATTCCGCTGGTCGGGTCCCAGCTCACCCTCGCACTCGTCGAGGCCAAGCTTAAAGAACATCGCATCACCCCGTACACGCTTGCAGTCACAGAAGGGCAGACGGAAAAGCTCGGACCGTTTAGCTGCGAGTTCATCGCCGTCAACCACTCCATTCCGGATGCATTGGCCGTCGCCATTAGCACCGCAGCGGGCACCGTGCTCCACACCGGCGACTTCAAAATGGATCAGCTGCCGCTGGACGGCCGGATCACCGATCTGCGCGCCTTCGCCCGGCTCGGCGAGCGCGGTGTGGACCTGTTTATGGTGGACTCAACCAATGCTGAGGTCCCCGGATTTACGGTCGCCGAGCGCGAAATCGGCCCTGTTCTCGACGGTATTTTCGCTCGCGCTACCCAGAAAATCGTGGTGGCTTCGTTTTCCAGCCATGTCCACCGGGTGCAGCAGGTGTTGGATGCCGCCGCCGCGCATGACCGCAAGGTGGCGTTCGTGGGGCGCTCCATGGTGCGCAATATGACGATCGCCGCCGATATGGGCTACCTCAGCGTGCCCAAGGACGTGCTGGTGGATGTGAAGAAGCTCGGTGATCTTCCCGATGACCGGATTGTGCTCATGTGCACCGGCAGCCAGGGAGAACCGATGGCTGCGCTGGGACGTATCGCCAACCGGGACCATCGCATTTCCGTGGCGGACGGTGACATCGTGATCCTCGCGTCGTCGCTCATTCCGGGAAATGAAAATGCGGTGTTCCGGGTGGTTAACGGGTTGATGGCGCTCGGCGCTGAGGTCGTGCATCAGGCGAGCGCGCGGGTGCATGTGTCTGGTCACGCCTCCGAGGGGGAGCTGACCTACTGCTACAACATTTTGCGCCCGAAGAACGTTATGCCCGTTCACGGTGAGATCCGACACCTCATTGCCAACGCGCGGATCGCTCAGAAAGTGGGAATCGGCGAGAAGAACATTGTGCTGGCCCGCGACGGGCATGTCGTGGATCTTTGCGACGGGGTCGCCAAAGTGGTCGGCGAGGTGCCGTGTGGGTACGTGTATGTCGATGGTTCTAGCGTCGGGGAGATTTCCGAAGCGGACCTGAAGGATCGTCGGATTCTTGGCGACGAAGGGTTCATCTCGTTGTTCGCGGTGGTCAACTCTAAGACCGGCACAATTATTGCCGGCCCTGAAATCCACGCCCGTGGATTCGCCGAGGATGATGAGGTATTCGAGGACATCAAACCGGATTTGGTGACGGCGTTGGAGCGCGCGGTGCGCGATAGTGCCGACCATGACACTCACCAGTTGCAGCAGGTAATGCGACGGGTAGTGGGCCGGTGGGTCTCGCAGCGGCTTCGTCGCAAGCCGATGATTATTCCGGTCGTGGTTGAAGCGTAA